The following coding sequences lie in one Halomonas sp. 'Soap Lake #6' genomic window:
- a CDS encoding UbiH/UbiF/VisC/COQ6 family ubiquinone biosynthesis hydroxylase, translating into MTTQAAASKASVERYDAVIVGAGMVGTALAGLLAKAGMQVALVEAKAAPLQLSAFGEHSPAPRVSALTPVSQRLLTHLGAWPAMEATRVTPYRYMQVWDAEGSGSIDFSADEAGTSVLGHIVENDITLAALNEQVLKLPTVSTFFGTSIQALQTTGSGRWLVLDDGRQLHTSLLIAADGARSTLRELAGIKVAEDAMEQDALVTTVLCEKTHGATARQAFVAGQPLAFLPLTVNGDDRYCSIVWSTAPEHAEELAALSWERLGETLGRAFNHRLGKVTVVDNAHRFPLVQRHASHYIQPNFALVGDAAHSIHPLAGQGVNLGFMDAAVLAEEVVTAWRRGAPWGALTTLARYERRRRFDNSAMLGLMKGFKVLFGSQIPVLTLVRNLGMSGMNQVVPVKRMVMRQATGERGRLPLSCR; encoded by the coding sequence ATGACTACGCAAGCAGCGGCAAGCAAAGCGTCGGTTGAACGTTATGACGCAGTAATTGTGGGTGCGGGCATGGTAGGTACCGCGCTAGCAGGGTTGCTGGCAAAGGCAGGCATGCAGGTAGCCCTGGTAGAGGCTAAAGCGGCACCGCTACAGCTCAGCGCTTTTGGAGAACACTCGCCTGCGCCGCGTGTTAGTGCCCTTACACCGGTTTCTCAGCGGCTGTTGACGCACCTTGGCGCATGGCCTGCCATGGAGGCAACTAGGGTAACGCCTTACCGTTATATGCAGGTATGGGATGCCGAAGGCAGTGGCAGCATCGACTTTTCAGCTGATGAAGCGGGCACGTCGGTGCTAGGCCATATTGTTGAAAACGATATCACCCTGGCAGCACTTAATGAGCAGGTGCTTAAGTTGCCGACGGTTAGTACGTTTTTTGGGACAAGTATTCAAGCGTTACAGACGACTGGCAGCGGCCGTTGGCTTGTACTGGATGACGGCCGTCAACTACACACATCACTACTCATTGCCGCAGATGGTGCGCGTTCTACTCTGCGCGAACTGGCTGGCATTAAGGTGGCTGAGGATGCCATGGAGCAGGATGCGTTAGTGACAACGGTTCTCTGTGAGAAGACCCATGGTGCCACTGCGCGGCAGGCTTTTGTCGCCGGCCAGCCTTTGGCTTTTTTACCGCTGACGGTCAACGGTGATGATCGCTATTGTTCGATTGTTTGGTCAACCGCCCCAGAACATGCAGAGGAGCTAGCTGCTCTTTCATGGGAGCGCTTAGGTGAAACGCTGGGTCGTGCGTTTAACCACCGGCTTGGCAAGGTAACAGTGGTGGATAATGCGCACCGCTTTCCTCTCGTCCAGCGTCATGCGTCACACTACATTCAGCCAAATTTTGCTCTGGTGGGGGATGCTGCCCACAGTATCCACCCGCTGGCTGGGCAAGGTGTCAATCTGGGCTTTATGGATGCGGCAGTACTGGCTGAAGAGGTAGTTACTGCTTGGCGGCGCGGGGCCCCCTGGGGGGCATTGACCACTTTGGCTCGCTATGAGCGGCGGAGGCGCTTTGATAACAGTGCGATGCTGGGGCTAATGAAGGGCTTCAAGGTACTGTTTGGTAGCCAAATTCCGGTACTTACACTAGTGCGTAACCTAGGCATGAGCGGCATGAATCAAGTAGTGCCAGTAAAGCGTATGGTTATGCGGCAGGCCACCGGTGAGCGTGGCCGCCTGCCGCTGTCGTGCCGCTAA